The window CGTTCCGCCGGCGACCCCGCGGCGGTCCAACGCGCGGTGACGATCCTCCGGCGCGCCGCGCGGCCGGTGGTGATCGCGGCCAACGCCGCGCGGCACAGCGTCGGCCCCGCCGCCCTCCGGGAGTTCGTCGAAACGACGATGCTGCCGTGCTTCACGGTCGAACAGGCGCGCGGGCTCCTGTCGGACGATCATCCGCTGTGTTTCGGCTACGCGGATCCGGCGCTCAACGACGCCGCGAAGCATTTCCGCGAGGCCGACGCGATCCTGCTGCTCGGCAAGCGTCTCGACCACCGGTACCGCTACGGCATGCCCCCGTTTTTCCACCCCGGCGCCAAGCTGATTCAGGTCGACGCGGCACCGGCGGACATCGGCCGGAACCGAGGCGTCGAGGTGGGAATCGCCGGTGACGTCGGCGCGGTCGTCGCGCAGATGACGGCCGCAGCGCGCGAAGGCACGTGGACGAACGTCGCATCATGGACCCGGGAGCTCGCGGCCGCCCGGACCGCGCAGCGCCGCCGGTTCGAGTCGCTGGCCGCGGACGATGCGCCCCTGCATCCGATGCGCGTCCTGCTCGACGTCGAGAAATTTACGACCGGCGAGACGGTGATCGTCGTCGACGGCGGGGATTTTGCCGGGTGGGCGCGGAGTTACCTGAAAGCGCGGAACCCCGGCGGGTGGCTGCGCCTCGGGCCGCTGGGACAGCTGGGCTGCGGCGTCCCCTATGCCCTGGCCGCCAAGCTCGCCCGGCCGGAGGCCGACGTCCTGCTCCTCATCGGCGACGGCTCCTTCGGCTTCTATGGCATCGAGTACGACACGGCCGTCCGCCACGGTCTGGCCTTCACCGCGGTGATGGGGCACGACGCGGCCTGGAGCATTGACCGGAACTTCCAGTTGGCCTACTACGGCAGAGCGGCGGGGACTGATCTCCGGCCGGCCCGCTACGACGCCGTGGTGGAGGCGCTGGGGGGCCACGGCGAGCACGTCAACGAGCCCGCGGGCATCGCCCCGGCCATCCGCCGGGCCCGCGAATCCGGGAAGGCATCCTTGGTGAGCGTCGCCATCCGGAACGCCCCGTGCCCGCTGGCGGACGCGATGATCGCCCGGAAGACCGGCAGAGAATAAATCCCGACGAGGTGCGGGCGTTGACGTAGGCACCCGCATCTCGCGACGTCAATCGCCCGCGAACTCCTTCGCGCGGACCCGGCGGACGGTGTAGGAAATCCAAAACACGTTCCAGGCCGCGAGCAGCATGGCGCCCAACACGAGCCGGGTCACGTCGAGGATGGGTTTGACCTTGGTCTCCGTCGCGCCGACCTCGAGGACGGCGACCGGCCGGACGGACGCGCCCGCACCGCCGCCACCCTCGTCCGGCTCGCCGTGGGCCTTCTCCGCCCCGTTGCGGCGCCCCAGACCGAACCCGAAACCGTAGCGGACCCGGGCGACCGGAATGATGGTGCGGCCGTTCACCTGGTAGGGTTCACCAAACACCGTCTTGACGCCGGCGCGCTCCTGCGCCGCGCTAATGCGGGTCAACATCTGCTCGAGCATCTTCGTCGCCTCCTCGGGAGGACCGGCCGGCCCCCCGATCTCATCATACCCAGCGGTATCCGGCAGTTGTTCTCCGCTCCGGCGTCGAAGGCACATTCGGGGAAGGACGGTAGGGTTTCATCGGGGGGAGGAAGATCGAATGGACGGTGGATCGGGGGGCGTGCCGGTCGATGAGTTGAGAGGACAGTGCGCGGGTGAGGTCTTCGCCCAGGGCGACCCCGGCTACGATGCCGCCCGCGCCGTGTGGAACGGATACATCGACAAGCGACCCCTTGTCGTCGCGCGGTGCCGGGGCGTGGCCGACGTGCTTGCCGCGGTCCGGTTCGCCCGCGCCCACGATTTGTTGACGGCGGTGCGGGGCGGCGGACACAACGTCGCCGGATTCGGCACGTGCGACGGGGGCATCGTCATCGATCTCTCGCCGATGAAGGGCATCCGGGTCAACCCAGAGACGCGCACCGCCCGGGCCCAGCCGGGCCTCACCTGGGGAGAGTTCGACCGCGAGACCCAGGCGTTCGGACTCGCCACGACCGGTGGGCTGGTGACGACGACCGGGATCGGCGGGTTCACGCTCGGCGGGGGCATCGGGTGGCTCATGCGTAAGCACGGGCTCACCATCGACAATCTGCTCTCCGCCGACGTCGTCACCGCCGACGGGCGGCTCCTGACGGCAAACGCGATGAGCCACCCGGACCTGTATTGGGCGCTGCGCGGGGGCGGTGGAAACTTCGGCATCGTCACGTCGTTCGAGTACCGGCTCCATCCGGTGGGGCCGGCCGTGATCGGCGGCGCCGTGTTCCATCCCGCGGCCGCCGCGGGGAACGTGCTGCGGTTCTATAACCAATGGGTCGCCACGCTGCCGGACGAGATGACAACCATGGCGGCGTTCATCACCGCGCCGCCCCTGCCGTTCATTCCGGCGGCGCTGCACGGGACCCCGATGCTCGCGGTGGCGCTGTGCTACGCGGGCCCGCCGGCCGACGGCGAGCGGACGGCGCGGCCGCTGCTCTCGTTCGGGCCGCCCGCGGTCGCCCACGTCGGACCGGTGCCGTACACCATTCTCCAGGGCATGTTCGATGCCAGCGCGCCGTACGGCATCCATTCCTACTGGAAGACGCACTACGTCCCGGACCTGTCCGACGCGGCGATCGACGCCCTCGTGGCGCAGACCGCGCGCATGTCCTCGCTCTCGCCGTTTACGACGCTCCACATCCACCATCTCGAGGGCGCGGTGAGCCGCGTGGACCCCGAGGCAACGGCCTTCCGGCACCGCACGCCGCGCTACGCGATGAACATCGTCGGCCTGTGGACCGGCGGGGAGCGGGCGGAGCCGCACATCGATTGGGTGCGCGGGACGTTCGACGCCGTGCAGCCGTTCGCCACCGGAGCGCCCTACCTCAACTTCCTCGGCGATGAAGGCCAGGACCGGGTGCGGGCGGCCTACGGGGCGGCGACGTACGACCGGCTGGTGGCGGTGAAGAACCGCTACGATCCCACGAACCTCTTCCGGGTGAATCAGAACATCCGGCCGACGGCCGCGGCGACCGCGTAGGAGGATCGGAGAGCGTGCCGGACGCGGACGCAAAGCTGCTGACCGTCGGGGAGGCGATCGACAGCCTCTGCTCCATCGAGATCACAGGCCGCGGCGTGGTGCGCGCGCTCTACTCCGCCGCACGCGCGGCGCAGCACGGCCCGTTGTGTCTTGCGGCGGCGCGGGAGTTGACGCGGCGGGTCCGGCCGGGCGACGCCGTCGTCATCGCGACCGGGCTGCCGACGTACCCGTGGTTCTTCGGCGAGCAGGACGGACCGGTCGGGACGGCCACGCTGGCCCGCGCGCTGGTCCTAGGTTTGGCCGCCAGACCCGTGATCGTGACGGAAGCCACCCACGTCGAGATGTGCCGCGCCGCGGTCCGCGGGGCCGGACTCTATGCGCGCGGCCTGGACGAGACGCTGCGGCTGCCGACGACGGCGGGGGTCATCGCGTTCCCGACCGACCCCGAAGAGGCCGAGGTCCTGGCCGCGGATCTGGTGCAGCGGGTGCGGCCGAAGGCGATGATCGCGATCGAACGCCCGGGCGCGAACGAGCACGGCCACTATCACGCGGCCAAGGGGTTGCGGCTCACGGACCACTGCGCCAAGGTGGACGTGCTGTTCGCGAAGGGGAAGGCCGCCGGTGCATACACGGTCGGTATCGGCGACGGCGGCAACGAGCTGGGCTGCGCGATCATCAAGGACACGGTCGTCGCCACGGTGCCCTATGGCCGGAAGTGTCAGTGTCCCTGCGGCGGCACGGTGGTGCCGGCGTTCATCCCGGACCACCTCGTGATCGCGGCGATCTCGAATTGGGGTGCGTACGGCATCGAGGCGGCCCTCGCGCTTGTGCTTGAGCGCCGCGAGATCCTCCACGGCCGCGACATCGACCGGCGGGTACATGACCTGTGTGCGGCCGCCGAAGCCAACAACAACGGGCCGGGGCTGCTTGATCCCGGGACCGACGCCGTCCCCGCCGAGATCCACGGTGCTTTCGTCGCGCTCTTAGGCTGCATGATCCAAAACGGCTTGGACTTTGGGCGCCTCTACAAGGAGCCGCGCTATCCCTGGCTCGCCGTCTAAGTCCGGGCGGCGCGAACGGGAGAAGGAGGGGCATGAGCCGCATGGCCACGACAGTGTACACCACCGTTGATCTCCGGCAGCGCATCGCGGCGATCCCGCGCGTCCGCCTCGGCTTCCTGCCCACGCCGATCCAACACTGCCCCAACCTCTCACGCGATCTCGGCGTCGATCTGTGGGTGAAGCGAGACGACCTCATCGGCCCGGCGTTCGGCGGCAACAAGATGCGAAACTTGGAGTGGCGCATGGCCGAGGCGCAGGCGTCAGGCGCCGACGTCCTCGTCTTCGGGGTCGAAGCGACCTCGAACTCGGCCCGGCAGACGACCGCCGCAGCCAACATGCTGGGGCTGCCGCTCGTGCTGGTCCTGCGCGGGACGCCGGGCGCGGAACCGCAGGGCAACCTGCTCTGCGACCTCATCCTGGGCGCCGAGGTGCGCCTGCTCGACCTGCCGACTTATCACGATCTCAGCCGCGCGGTTCAAGACGTGGTGGAGGAACTCCGCGCGCGGGGCCGGCGGCCCTGGAGCCTCAATCATGGCAAGATGTTCGAATGCGGAGCGGCGCTGGCGACCCTCGAGAATTTCCTCGAAATCCTAGATCTGCTTGAAGCCCGCGACCGGCGGCCGGACGCGATCTACATTTCGTCCGGCGGGAAGGGGCTCGCGGGGCTCGTCACCGCCAGGAAGGCGCTCGGCCTGCCCGTGCGCGTGTTCGGTATCGCGTCGACGAGCAACGAGGACCCCTGGCGGTACGCGGCGGAGACCGCCACCGCGACCGCCGCGCTGCTGGGGGTATCCATCACCGTGTCGCCGGAAGAAATCGAGGCGACGTACGACTACATTGGCCCCGGCTACGGCATCCCAACACCCGACGGCCTCGACGCGATCCTCCTGTTCGCCCGGCGCGAGGGCATCATGCTGGACCCTGTGTACACGGGGAAGGCCGCGGCGGGCCTGCTGGATCACATCCGCAAGGGTCTCGTGCCGCCTGGCGCGACGGTCGTGTTCGTCCACACCGGCGGACAGCCGGCGCTGTTCGCGCAGAGCCGGGCAATCCTGGATCATATTCGGGAACGTCAACGCACCGGCGCCTCGGGAGGCGGGGAGGGAAGAGCATGAGCGCCCGGGTGGGCGTGGCACTGATTGTCGCGGCGGTCCTCCTGCTCGCGCCGCTCACCACGGCACAGACCGAGCGGCCGCTCGTCTACGCGCAGAACGTCCCCGTGACGGCCATGGATACCGCGGGCTCCTCCATCGGGACGGTCTACCCGGCGGGCTACGAAGCGATGTACCTGATCTACGACGGGCTCGTAGCGTTCAACGACCGGATGCAGATCACACCGCAACTGGCGACGAGGTGGTCGGTATCCAAGGACGGCCTGACCTGGACCCTCACGCTCCGGCGCGGCGTGACGTTCCAGGACGGCACACCCTTCAACGCCGACGCCGTCGTCTTCCACATCCAGCGCCAGGCGGATCCCAAGGTCAACCAATCCAACCGGCCGCTGTGGGACCCCGTCGCCTCCGTGCGCAAGATCGATGACGACACGGTGGCGATCATGACCCAGAAGCCGTTCGGCGCCCTGCTGAACACGCTCGCGCACGGATCGGGGGGCATCGTCAGCCCGACGGCGGTGCGGCGGCTAGGCGAAGGATTCGCGCGTGCGCCG of the bacterium genome contains:
- a CDS encoding thiamine pyrophosphate-binding protein codes for the protein MALRGAHLLLRCLALEGVRKLFTIVGDTILPICDAAIDEGLDLVDTRHEASALHMADAWTRVTGEPAVALVTGGPGFANAISALPAIYASESPVILIAGCGELAERGMYAFQEIDQVGLAAPAARGSWMVLDRRRIPDMVATAFRTALEGRRGPVHLTIPIDIQEQAAGEEDLPRYSPREYREAGRSAGDPAAVQRAVTILRRAARPVVIAANAARHSVGPAALREFVETTMLPCFTVEQARGLLSDDHPLCFGYADPALNDAAKHFREADAILLLGKRLDHRYRYGMPPFFHPGAKLIQVDAAPADIGRNRGVEVGIAGDVGAVVAQMTAAAREGTWTNVASWTRELAAARTAQRRRFESLAADDAPLHPMRVLLDVEKFTTGETVIVVDGGDFAGWARSYLKARNPGGWLRLGPLGQLGCGVPYALAAKLARPEADVLLLIGDGSFGFYGIEYDTAVRHGLAFTAVMGHDAAWSIDRNFQLAYYGRAAGTDLRPARYDAVVEALGGHGEHVNEPAGIAPAIRRARESGKASLVSVAIRNAPCPLADAMIARKTGRE
- a CDS encoding spore germination protein GerW family protein; its protein translation is MLEQMLTRISAAQERAGVKTVFGEPYQVNGRTIIPVARVRYGFGFGLGRRNGAEKAHGEPDEGGGGAGASVRPVAVLEVGATETKVKPILDVTRLVLGAMLLAAWNVFWISYTVRRVRAKEFAGD
- a CDS encoding FAD-binding oxidoreductase → MDGGSGGVPVDELRGQCAGEVFAQGDPGYDAARAVWNGYIDKRPLVVARCRGVADVLAAVRFARAHDLLTAVRGGGHNVAGFGTCDGGIVIDLSPMKGIRVNPETRTARAQPGLTWGEFDRETQAFGLATTGGLVTTTGIGGFTLGGGIGWLMRKHGLTIDNLLSADVVTADGRLLTANAMSHPDLYWALRGGGGNFGIVTSFEYRLHPVGPAVIGGAVFHPAAAAGNVLRFYNQWVATLPDEMTTMAAFITAPPLPFIPAALHGTPMLAVALCYAGPPADGERTARPLLSFGPPAVAHVGPVPYTILQGMFDASAPYGIHSYWKTHYVPDLSDAAIDALVAQTARMSSLSPFTTLHIHHLEGAVSRVDPEATAFRHRTPRYAMNIVGLWTGGERAEPHIDWVRGTFDAVQPFATGAPYLNFLGDEGQDRVRAAYGAATYDRLVAVKNRYDPTNLFRVNQNIRPTAAATA
- a CDS encoding glutamate cyclase domain-containing protein, whose product is MPDADAKLLTVGEAIDSLCSIEITGRGVVRALYSAARAAQHGPLCLAAARELTRRVRPGDAVVIATGLPTYPWFFGEQDGPVGTATLARALVLGLAARPVIVTEATHVEMCRAAVRGAGLYARGLDETLRLPTTAGVIAFPTDPEEAEVLAADLVQRVRPKAMIAIERPGANEHGHYHAAKGLRLTDHCAKVDVLFAKGKAAGAYTVGIGDGGNELGCAIIKDTVVATVPYGRKCQCPCGGTVVPAFIPDHLVIAAISNWGAYGIEAALALVLERREILHGRDIDRRVHDLCAAAEANNNGPGLLDPGTDAVPAEIHGAFVALLGCMIQNGLDFGRLYKEPRYPWLAV
- a CDS encoding pyridoxal-phosphate dependent enzyme; translation: MSRMATTVYTTVDLRQRIAAIPRVRLGFLPTPIQHCPNLSRDLGVDLWVKRDDLIGPAFGGNKMRNLEWRMAEAQASGADVLVFGVEATSNSARQTTAAANMLGLPLVLVLRGTPGAEPQGNLLCDLILGAEVRLLDLPTYHDLSRAVQDVVEELRARGRRPWSLNHGKMFECGAALATLENFLEILDLLEARDRRPDAIYISSGGKGLAGLVTARKALGLPVRVFGIASTSNEDPWRYAAETATATAALLGVSITVSPEEIEATYDYIGPGYGIPTPDGLDAILLFARREGIMLDPVYTGKAAAGLLDHIRKGLVPPGATVVFVHTGGQPALFAQSRAILDHIRERQRTGASGGGEGRA